A single region of the Marinobacter nanhaiticus D15-8W genome encodes:
- the murI gene encoding glutamate racemase, whose translation MPRVLVFDSGVGGLSIAGCLHAAMPGLQLLYVADTAGFPYGDRTEETVISRCAGLVEQAMTEIPVDLVVVACNTASTVVLPTLRQHIQVPVVGVVPAIKPAAKLSINRQIGILATPATVRRPYTDELIRQFAADCVITRVGHPGLVQWAEDKASGIGVPLDALSDATAPLAAAGVDTVVLGCTHYPLILDELKLVLPQVLHWVDSGEAIARRVAFLLGEGGFTVSDLEKRAADRPVEARFSGAAPTELADFLSVLGLGTAYVETEWSDGLT comes from the coding sequence GTGCCGCGGGTCCTGGTCTTTGACTCCGGTGTTGGGGGTTTGAGTATCGCCGGTTGCCTGCATGCGGCCATGCCGGGCCTCCAGCTGCTTTATGTAGCCGATACTGCAGGCTTTCCTTACGGTGACCGCACGGAAGAGACGGTGATATCCCGGTGTGCCGGGCTGGTCGAGCAGGCGATGACCGAAATTCCGGTGGACCTCGTAGTGGTGGCGTGCAATACCGCGAGTACGGTCGTGCTGCCGACGTTGCGCCAGCATATCCAGGTCCCGGTCGTCGGCGTGGTCCCAGCTATAAAACCTGCTGCGAAGTTGTCCATTAACCGCCAGATTGGCATTCTCGCCACGCCCGCTACCGTCAGGCGCCCCTATACCGATGAACTGATTCGCCAGTTTGCCGCAGACTGTGTGATCACGCGGGTGGGGCATCCCGGCCTGGTGCAGTGGGCGGAGGACAAGGCCTCCGGCATCGGCGTACCGCTCGACGCACTCAGCGATGCGACGGCTCCCTTGGCTGCGGCCGGAGTGGATACCGTGGTACTGGGTTGCACTCATTACCCTCTGATACTCGATGAGTTGAAGCTGGTCTTGCCGCAGGTTCTGCATTGGGTGGATTCAGGAGAGGCGATCGCCCGGCGCGTGGCCTTTCTGTTGGGCGAGGGGGGATTCACGGTGAGTGATCTGGAAAAACGCGCCGCCGATCGTCCGGTAGAGGCGCGCTTCTCCGGGGCCGCGCCCACCGAGCTGGCCGATTTCCTGTCGGTGCTCGGTCTGGGCACAGCATATGTAGAGACTGAATGGTCGGACGGGCTTACATGA
- the plsB gene encoding glycerol-3-phosphate 1-O-acyltransferase PlsB yields MRIFPGLSALFFTLLRKILFLWVRTDVMGADREQLGLDPEKPVCYVLQYSSLSSRLVLEQEIQRAGLPSSQAPLPVEKGPRRSFFFLYQRAGGLFRRRHSPALTPRIKQVTALALEDTSVDIQIVPVTLFWGRAPDKEKSLFKLLLSDTWSVAGRLQKLLIILVHGRNTYVQFGQPISIQHVINEVRDNEERATRKLARILRTHFRRVRQAVLGPDLSHRRTLVASLVRTPAVKEAIRETARDKDLPPEKVRARAFKYADEIAASMSVVTIRILEVVLSWLWNRIYNGVAINNVQVAQDAAKDNAVVYVPCHRSHIDYLLLSYVLYRNGLMPPHIAAGINLNMPVVGPILRRGGAFFMRRSFKDNPLYATVFNEYMHVMFSRGYSVEYFVEGGRSRTGRMLQPRAGMLAMTVRSYLRDHRKPIVFVPVYIGYEKVMEGRSYLGELRGKKKQKESIFSLAKTVKKLRNSFGRVAVNFGDPIQLSTVLDQTRPEWREEAYDNEYRPKWLTTTVDELADQVAVNINAAVAVNPVGMLATVLLSAQRLAMDERLLVRLMDEFCDLIKSAPYSDNVTFPEGHGRDWVAYGEEMGLISRYSQDLGDIIALEGNNAILMTYYRNNIQHLFALPALIACLFENFASLKRERVVFLASAIYPYIKSELFLKYSDEGVDPIIEHWIDILVERKLLTLEDDRVCRPADGTEAALRLRHLSRFIIQTLERYHISIAILRKYGSGKISAKELEEQSTQMAQRMSILFGLNAPEFFDKMLFRNFIANLQRNDILTTGEDDLLCYTDGLDEVAEDARLVLNMEMRQAIQQVTMLGA; encoded by the coding sequence ATGCGAATTTTCCCGGGGCTGAGCGCCTTGTTTTTCACGCTGTTACGCAAGATCCTGTTCCTTTGGGTGCGCACCGATGTCATGGGCGCCGACCGCGAGCAACTGGGTCTCGATCCCGAAAAGCCCGTTTGCTACGTACTCCAATACAGCTCTCTCTCCAGTCGCCTGGTGCTGGAGCAGGAAATCCAGCGCGCCGGTCTACCGTCTTCCCAGGCGCCGCTTCCGGTGGAGAAAGGGCCACGGCGCTCGTTCTTCTTTCTCTACCAACGTGCCGGCGGTCTGTTCCGCCGCCGCCATTCCCCTGCCCTGACGCCGCGCATCAAACAGGTCACCGCCCTTGCCCTGGAGGATACCAGCGTCGATATCCAGATCGTGCCGGTCACGTTGTTCTGGGGCCGTGCACCGGACAAGGAAAAGTCCCTGTTCAAACTACTGCTCTCGGACACCTGGTCGGTTGCCGGGCGCTTGCAGAAGCTGTTAATCATTCTGGTACACGGCCGCAACACCTATGTGCAGTTCGGGCAGCCGATTTCGATCCAGCACGTCATCAACGAAGTCCGGGACAATGAGGAGCGCGCTACCCGTAAGCTGGCGCGCATCCTGCGCACCCATTTCCGTCGCGTGCGCCAGGCGGTCCTGGGCCCTGACCTGTCCCATCGCCGGACCCTGGTTGCCTCACTGGTCCGCACCCCGGCAGTCAAGGAGGCCATCCGCGAGACCGCCCGGGACAAGGACCTGCCGCCGGAGAAAGTGCGCGCCAGGGCCTTCAAGTATGCGGACGAGATTGCCGCCAGCATGTCGGTTGTGACTATCCGTATCCTGGAAGTAGTACTGTCGTGGCTCTGGAACCGCATTTACAACGGCGTGGCCATCAACAACGTTCAGGTCGCACAGGACGCCGCGAAGGACAATGCGGTGGTGTACGTGCCCTGCCATCGTTCGCACATCGACTACCTGCTGCTGTCCTACGTGCTCTACCGCAACGGCCTGATGCCACCGCATATCGCGGCCGGTATCAACCTGAACATGCCGGTGGTGGGACCGATCCTGCGTCGCGGCGGTGCCTTCTTCATGCGCCGGAGTTTCAAGGACAACCCGCTCTACGCGACCGTGTTCAACGAATACATGCACGTAATGTTCTCGCGCGGCTATTCCGTGGAGTACTTCGTGGAGGGCGGACGCAGCCGTACCGGGCGAATGCTCCAGCCGCGGGCAGGCATGCTGGCAATGACGGTACGCAGTTACCTGCGTGATCACCGCAAGCCGATCGTGTTCGTGCCGGTCTACATCGGCTATGAGAAAGTCATGGAGGGCCGCAGCTACCTGGGCGAGTTGCGAGGCAAGAAAAAGCAGAAGGAGAGCATTTTCTCCCTGGCCAAGACGGTCAAGAAGCTGCGCAACTCCTTCGGCCGGGTCGCCGTGAACTTCGGCGATCCGATCCAGCTCAGCACCGTTCTCGACCAGACTCGCCCCGAGTGGCGCGAGGAAGCGTACGACAACGAATACCGACCCAAATGGCTCACAACCACCGTGGACGAGTTGGCAGATCAGGTGGCCGTGAACATCAACGCTGCCGTTGCGGTGAACCCGGTGGGTATGCTGGCGACGGTCTTGCTGTCGGCCCAACGACTGGCAATGGACGAACGCTTGCTGGTTCGTTTGATGGATGAGTTCTGCGACCTGATCAAGAGTGCGCCCTATTCAGACAACGTAACCTTCCCGGAAGGCCACGGCCGCGACTGGGTCGCCTATGGCGAGGAAATGGGCCTGATCAGCCGCTACTCCCAGGACCTGGGCGACATCATCGCGTTGGAAGGCAATAACGCCATCCTGATGACCTATTACCGCAACAATATCCAGCACCTGTTTGCCCTGCCGGCGCTGATTGCCTGCCTGTTCGAGAACTTCGCATCGTTGAAGCGCGAGCGGGTCGTATTCCTGGCCAGCGCGATCTATCCCTATATCAAGTCGGAGCTGTTCCTGAAGTACTCCGATGAAGGTGTGGATCCCATCATCGAACACTGGATCGACATACTGGTAGAGCGCAAGCTGCTTACTCTGGAGGATGACCGGGTCTGCAGGCCGGCAGACGGTACGGAGGCTGCCCTGCGTCTGCGCCATCTGTCCCGCTTCATCATCCAGACCCTGGAGCGCTATCACATATCGATCGCCATCCTCCGCAAGTACGGCTCGGGCAAGATTTCCGCCAAGGAACTGGAAGAGCAAAGTACGCAGATGGCCCAACGCATGTCGATCCTGTTCGGCCTGAATGCGCCTGAATTCTTCGACAAGATGCTGTTCCGCAATTTCATCGCCAACCTGCAGAGGAACGACATACTGACGACCGGCGAGGACGATCTGCTGTGCTACACCGACGGACTTGACGAGGTGGCCGAAGACGCGCGACTGGTGCTGAATATGGAAATGCGACAGGCGATACAGCAGGTGACGATGTTGGGGGCGTGA
- the nudC gene encoding NAD(+) diphosphatase, which produces MSGWVPGWSEEPPRAGDGLVLARGSKIVTSSGGWLHEALAPEADVVADDPAIFLGHLEGRRIFVARAQEPAEEQVLALRDALLGSDPLQAGVLNTASQVLQWQIDHRYCGRCGSVTRMHARERAKWCETCEIPFYPRLAPCVIVLIRDGDKLFLARSSRHKHGFYSLIAGFIEPGESAEEAVQREVFEETGLYVQNIRYHASQPWPFPHQLMLGYYADFAGGELRLQEDELAAADWFAPDALPPYPPENTIAGRLINQALAEIRS; this is translated from the coding sequence ATGTCAGGCTGGGTTCCCGGTTGGTCAGAAGAACCGCCTCGGGCGGGTGATGGGCTCGTCTTGGCCCGGGGTTCGAAAATCGTGACTTCATCCGGTGGTTGGTTGCATGAAGCGCTGGCGCCGGAGGCCGACGTGGTCGCCGATGATCCGGCGATTTTCCTGGGGCATTTGGAAGGGCGCCGTATTTTTGTGGCGCGGGCGCAGGAGCCGGCCGAGGAACAGGTGCTTGCCCTGAGAGACGCATTGCTCGGCTCCGATCCCTTGCAGGCGGGAGTCCTCAACACGGCTTCCCAAGTCCTGCAATGGCAGATAGACCACCGCTACTGTGGGCGCTGCGGCAGCGTTACCCGCATGCATGCCCGGGAGCGGGCGAAATGGTGTGAAACCTGCGAAATCCCCTTCTATCCGCGTCTGGCACCCTGCGTCATTGTGCTGATCCGCGACGGCGACAAGCTTTTCCTGGCTCGCTCCAGTCGCCACAAGCATGGCTTCTACAGCCTTATTGCCGGTTTTATCGAACCGGGAGAGAGTGCCGAAGAGGCGGTGCAGCGTGAAGTCTTTGAAGAAACCGGGCTTTATGTGCAGAACATTCGCTATCACGCATCCCAGCCCTGGCCGTTCCCGCATCAGCTGATGCTCGGCTACTACGCCGATTTCGCCGGTGGCGAACTGCGTCTGCAGGAAGACGAACTGGCGGCGGCAGACTGGTTCGCTCCGGATGCACTTCCCCCGTATCCCCCTGAGAACACCATTGCAGGGCGCCTGATCAACCAGGCGCTGGCGGAAATCCGGTCCTGA